The sequence ACTGAGCATATactctgatttggatttgtccATCATTGACAAGAGGATGAGTTACAGGTTATAAATCAGCTGTACCTGTCTGAAGTTTCTTGATTTCAACAGCCAGAACAATGACAAGTATAGTGAGGAAAACAGTCAGACCACCCAGGACCACACTCATCAGGTTTGTTATTCCATCAGGGATTACTAAAATACAAAGGTAGATTAGGCTCTGTTGTTTTATCTGCTGGCATTAGGTGACAGGTTGATGCTGAAATTACTCACCCTATGGTAACATGCACAATGAAGAAATCAAAAAAAGAGATAGAGATTAAAGGAGAATCTTACTTTTAGTCTTAAAATCCATCACATCAGattcagttttacctttaaaaaaaacatggatgAAATTATTTGACACACATAAAGTTTTAGCCTTagattgtttttactgtaaatattattaaatgaaaacatctctGAAAGAGTTTAGactttctgttttaaaatccACTTCATTGCCAGATTCCCGATCACCTTTAAAACACATGGGTTAAATAATTTGACACAAACTGGATTTTAGTTGGTGCTGCTTTCACTGCTGTGATATTACATTTGAGATgcagtttactgtaaatatgatgagATAAAGACATGTCTGAAAGAGTTTAGACTTAAATACAATCTTACcttgaacatttaaatgtactgtattggcaaagactgtgtgtgcattgatgtaaaatccacagaaatacagtccagagtcagagAAATCCACTCGCTTGATTTGGAGAAAGACAGTGGTGATGTTGGAGCtcatttcaaatctgttttgaaaTCCATCACAGAATGAAGCTTTGTCATTAGACTTGTACATAGAGGAGACACAGCTGATCTTGGTTTTGCTGATCAGTCTGAACCACTCTGTCACACTCTCTTGTTTAGAAATGTTGGGGCACAGCAGTGTGATTTCTTCACCAGGCTGGACCTCTACAATGTGAGTCtctgagacagagatccagtctgaaacaaacagtgacaacaAGAGATTTTGTTGATATGGGAAGGCAAACAACACCCGTTAAtaattggaaaaataaattgtgAATTTAGCAACGTGCAGGTCAATGACAAAAGTAAAATCAGTAACAAAGTTGAGAGTAATTTAGTTCCAGTACTTAATGAGGCTGCAGAGCTATTatccccaaaaaaaaaacaaaaaaaaaaaaataactgcagcTCTGCAATGTCTGTAACTGGAGTGTGACCAGGTAGAGAGCGCTTTCAAtataaagttatttttgttcctttaaCCACGTAAATGCTTATTTCTAACTGCTTATTTAATAGAGTGGGACACTAGTGCTTCCAAACGcccagagagacagaatatAAAGACATGTAACATGTTACTGTAatagggcaacaacaacaattactTCAGCTCTGATTAGCACATTTAGAGTTTGATGGGTTACTTGTTACATCACTTGGTGCTGAGAATAATCAGTTAATAATACAGTACTtactgatgcagcagagaaTCAAAGCTGTTATCAAGGTAAAGCTCCTCATTGTGCGTTTCGTCGTGTCACTGCGAGGATTGTTTGAACTGAGCTCTTATAAAGAGGTTAGAGGGGCGgggtgtcttttgtttttttatcttgcaGCTCAGACTTACCAGCCAGTGTAAAGCAGTGTCTTTTCCAAATGCACTCTGGTTCAGCTTCAGCAAATGTGCAATAACATTACTTAATTGGAAAGTTTGCCACAAAGAACTGCAGATGCATGAAGAACACCTCATATTGATAATGTCATTACATTGAACCATTGAATACATTGAACCAAATCGATACAATACAGTGACAAAAGTTAACCAGCCCTGTGCTTGGCCGTGCTACACCAGGCAGGGTAAAGCTTGGTTACTTTCCCACtgaaggggaaaaagaagatgCTTTCTGATGTGCTGTAGTGTTTAAAGCCCATTAAGCTGCAGTTGTCCTGGCTGTGTGGCTTCAGTGTTGCTGAGGGAATCAGTGGTTGCTGCTTTGTTCTCCTTGCATAGTTGGACACTTGACACTAACTCTTCTTTGTGGCTCTGATTGCCTGTAAGATCAGCTGGCAGACTTTGTGTTGCACCTGCTGGTGTTGTTACTCAACTGGTGTTAAATTGGGTGTAAAACCTTTGGTAGTCTCTTGCGTTGCTACCAAGGTTCAGTGCAGGCCTTTACTTCGGGCAGGCCTCATGGAAGTCGgagagcagcagctcctgttgaAGAGCAGGTCGAGAAGCTTTGTTCCTACCCTTGAGGCAGGATGACGAGAAGGAGAGCAACTCCTGCTCTCTGttgagcagagaggcagagacgaGTGGAGGACATCTGAGTTTTGTTGGTGTGGTGACATCATTGGTCGTAGGCCATACAATAAGTTAAGTGATGGTAGTTGGAGTTGAGAGGATTTTACACCTAGGTGTGTCAGTTTCCTAAATAAAAAGGTGACAATATTCAATTTTGGCACTCTACATCTCTGAAATGTCCATCATTTTGTTTATCAGCAAACCCAGTGCTGCATTATTCATCATATACCCACTGAAGATTAGGAATTCTTCTCCAACTCTCTAAAACTAGTCGTATCTTTGTACTATCCAAGTTGTCCTTGGGTGATTTGAGTCCACATAGGCTCAACACTGTTGAGTCTGGCTGTGCTGCTCCTGTAATGAGATGTTATAAAGTTTGTGTACAACcacctgtttttatgcacaTAAATTTGTGCATAAAAATCAGAGTGGAATCAACAAGTGGTcgtaaaaaaaattcaaaatatcaCTTGGCTGAGGTGGACAAGTTGGTGTAGCGATAAAGACATGATGCACATGAAGCAAGTGACGTAAAGGTTCTGCATGGAGAAATCTGAAAAATcttgttattactgacacctgtggccGAGTGAACTGCAGCCTGTGTCCTGTTGCTTGCGCTCACGCTCATACTGCATTCGCACTCTGTTCTTACCGaccctgtcagtctctttaccAGCCCTCACTGTATGTTTGCTGGGAGTGTCTGAATCACTGTCCAACCATGGCAATAATGTTACCGAGGAAACAAGCAAGGGTTAGCTTAGCTACACTGTAGGGATGTAGCTAAAACACAGTATCACAATGTCATAGGCTTTGCAGTAATGTTAGCTCACCTGTCCAATAGGACGAGAGCCAGCTCTTGGTTG is a genomic window of Lates calcarifer isolate ASB-BC8 unplaced genomic scaffold, TLL_Latcal_v3 _unitig_174_quiver_1670, whole genome shotgun sequence containing:
- the LOC127139594 gene encoding uncharacterized protein LOC127139594 isoform X3 encodes the protein MRSFTLITALILCCINWISVSETHIVEVQPGEEITLLCPNISKQESVTEWFRLISKTKISCVSSMYKSNDKASFCDGFQNRFEMSSNITTVFLQIKRVDFSDSGLYFCGFYINAHTVFANTVHLNVQGKTESDVMDFKTKIIPDGITNLMSVVLGGLTVFLTILVIVLAVEIKKLQTAVNEEPQTERNKNLGSDDLNYAALSFQSKAKRKHRPPSERELETNVVYAATR
- the LOC127139594 gene encoding uncharacterized protein LOC127139594 isoform X2, with product MRSFTLITALILCCINWISVSETHIVEVQPGEEITLLCPNISKQESVTEWFRLISKTKISCVSSMYKSNDKASFCDGFQNRFEMSSNITTVFLQIKRVDFSDSGLYFCGFYINAHTVFANTVHLNVQGKTESDVMDFKTKIIPDGITNLMSVVLGGLTVFLTILVIVLAVEIKKLQTAVNEEPQTERNKNLGSDDLNYAALSFQSKAKRKHRPPSERELETNVVYAATR